A stretch of Faecalibacterium duncaniae DNA encodes these proteins:
- the yfcE gene encoding phosphodiesterase — translation MKWMIASDLHGSAYYCRKMLEAFEREGADRLFLLGDLLYHGPRNDLPREYAPKEVIPLLNGKKEKLLCVRGNCDAEVDQMVLEFPVLADYAVLPVGQRLIYATHGHIYHVKNLPPLAPGDVLLHGHTHVPAWTEFGQGNLYLNPGSVSIPKENSPHSYMTLEENTMQWKELESSAVFHELTL, via the coding sequence ATGAAATGGATGATCGCGTCAGACCTGCACGGGTCGGCTTATTACTGCCGCAAAATGCTGGAGGCCTTTGAGCGGGAGGGAGCCGACCGGCTGTTCCTGTTGGGCGACCTGCTCTACCACGGCCCCCGCAACGACCTGCCCCGAGAGTACGCCCCCAAGGAGGTCATCCCCCTGCTGAACGGGAAAAAGGAGAAGCTGCTCTGCGTGCGGGGCAACTGTGATGCCGAGGTGGATCAGATGGTGCTGGAATTCCCCGTGCTGGCCGATTATGCGGTGCTTCCGGTGGGGCAGCGGCTTATTTATGCGACCCACGGGCATATCTATCATGTAAAAAATCTGCCGCCGCTGGCCCCGGGAGATGTGCTGCTGCACGGGCATACCCATGTTCCGGCCTGGACAGAGTTCGGGCAGGGAAATCTTTATCTGAACCCGGGTTCTGTGAGCATCCCCAAGGAGAACAGCCCCCACAGCTACATGACCCTGGAAGAAAACACAATGCAATGGAAAGAGCTGGAAAGCAGCGCTGTTTTCCATGAACTGACCCTTTGA
- a CDS encoding MATE family efflux transporter, with protein MNDTFMKTRPVFPLLLSMALPNVISMLVNSLYNIVDSLFVAQISEQAMTALSLVFPIQNFVNAVAIGFGIGINAQIALYLGAGDHENANRAATHGMMFSLLHGVLGMVLCIAIMPGFLRRFTTDPALVDMGVTYSTIVFLFSLVNMADLAFEKIFQSVGRMNVAMVALITGCVTNIALDPVLIFGLGPVPALGIAGAALATGIGQAVSLVVYLYVYCTTEIAVRFSRRCLRFDAALDGKLYAIGVPAILNLALPSLLVTFLNGLLAVYSQSYVTVLGIYYKLQTFLYLPANGIVQGMRPLVGYNYGAREHGRVSKLYNLTLGLSAGIMAIGTLLCLTIAGPLMGLFTSNPETIAIGQAALRIICLGFIVSAVSTTSSGALEGLGKGVPSLVISLCRYIIFIIPIAWVLCGRMGPTGVWHAFWITEALSAVIAYAVYHKAVHQK; from the coding sequence ATGAACGATACTTTTATGAAAACCAGACCGGTATTCCCGCTGCTGCTCTCCATGGCCCTGCCCAACGTCATCTCGATGCTGGTGAACAGCCTGTACAACATCGTAGACAGCCTCTTTGTGGCCCAGATCAGCGAACAGGCCATGACGGCGCTTTCGCTGGTGTTTCCCATCCAGAACTTTGTCAATGCAGTGGCCATCGGCTTCGGCATCGGCATCAATGCCCAGATCGCGCTCTACCTCGGCGCAGGCGACCACGAAAACGCCAACCGGGCCGCCACCCACGGCATGATGTTTTCCCTGCTGCACGGCGTGCTGGGCATGGTCCTCTGCATTGCCATTATGCCCGGCTTCCTGCGCCGCTTCACTACCGATCCCGCTCTGGTGGACATGGGCGTGACCTACTCCACCATCGTGTTCCTGTTCTCGCTGGTCAACATGGCAGACCTCGCCTTTGAGAAGATCTTCCAGTCCGTGGGCCGGATGAACGTTGCCATGGTGGCGCTGATCACCGGCTGCGTGACCAACATCGCCCTCGACCCCGTCCTCATCTTCGGCCTTGGGCCGGTGCCCGCCCTGGGCATTGCCGGTGCGGCCCTTGCCACCGGCATCGGGCAGGCCGTTTCCCTTGTGGTCTACCTCTATGTCTACTGCACCACCGAAATCGCCGTCCGCTTCTCCCGCCGCTGCCTGCGGTTCGATGCCGCCCTTGACGGCAAGCTCTATGCCATCGGCGTACCGGCCATCCTGAATCTGGCCCTGCCCAGCCTGCTGGTCACCTTCCTGAACGGCCTACTGGCGGTCTACTCCCAGAGCTATGTGACGGTACTGGGCATCTACTACAAGCTCCAGACCTTCCTTTACCTGCCGGCCAACGGCATCGTGCAGGGGATGCGCCCGCTGGTGGGCTACAACTACGGTGCCCGGGAGCATGGCCGTGTGTCCAAGCTCTACAACCTGACACTGGGCCTGAGCGCCGGGATCATGGCCATTGGCACCCTGCTCTGCCTGACCATTGCAGGCCCGCTGATGGGTCTGTTCACCTCTAACCCTGAGACCATCGCCATCGGCCAGGCCGCCCTGCGGATCATCTGCCTGGGGTTCATCGTCTCGGCAGTGTCTACCACCTCCTCCGGCGCACTGGAGGGTCTGGGCAAGGGCGTGCCCTCGCTGGTCATCTCCCTCTGCCGCTACATCATCTTCATCATACCCATTGCGTGGGTGCTGTGCGGCCGCATGGGCCCTACCGGTGTCTGGCACGCCTTCTGGATCACAGAGGCCCTCTCTGCCGTGATCGCCTACGCGGTATATCACAAGGCGGTCCATCAGAAATAA
- a CDS encoding Cof-type HAD-IIB family hydrolase encodes MKQKLIFLDIDGTLLPPGEMTIPASAVEAIRQARANGHKVFLCTGRNLRMTKPLLAYGFDGFVCSAGGYVGCDGKILVDLPMEPAQVEGLREVLGRAGAECTLEARDDTYGGIRMIERFAHLFPRKPGQLNSEAERWRKTMEYGMTIRPIEEYHGEPVYKVVFIAPNEACLAEAKQLYEDQFIFCESRLGDNPSAIVNGELINRKFNKGTGIKAICDELGCSLADTIGFGDSDNDLQMTDVVGISVCMANGSDNLKKLCDRICPAVTEDGVARELKTLGLI; translated from the coding sequence ATGAAGCAAAAACTGATTTTTCTGGATATTGACGGTACTTTGCTGCCGCCCGGTGAGATGACCATTCCGGCCAGTGCCGTGGAGGCCATCCGGCAGGCCCGGGCCAACGGCCACAAGGTGTTTCTGTGCACCGGGCGCAACCTGCGCATGACGAAGCCGCTGCTTGCCTACGGTTTCGATGGCTTTGTCTGCTCTGCAGGCGGCTATGTAGGCTGTGATGGGAAAATTCTCGTGGATCTTCCCATGGAGCCTGCGCAGGTTGAGGGCCTGCGGGAGGTGCTGGGGCGTGCCGGTGCCGAGTGCACACTGGAAGCCCGGGATGATACTTACGGCGGCATCAGGATGATCGAGCGGTTCGCCCATTTGTTCCCCCGCAAGCCGGGGCAGCTGAACAGCGAGGCCGAGCGCTGGCGCAAAACGATGGAGTATGGCATGACCATCCGGCCCATTGAGGAATACCACGGAGAGCCGGTTTACAAGGTGGTGTTCATCGCCCCCAACGAGGCCTGCCTTGCTGAAGCAAAGCAGCTGTATGAGGATCAGTTCATCTTCTGCGAGTCCCGGCTGGGGGATAACCCGTCAGCCATCGTCAACGGGGAGCTCATCAACCGCAAGTTCAACAAGGGTACCGGCATCAAGGCTATCTGCGATGAGCTGGGGTGTTCGCTGGCCGATACCATCGGCTTTGGCGACAGCGACAATGACCTGCAGATGACCGATGTGGTAGGCATCAGCGTCTGCATGGCCAATGGCTCTGACAACCTGAAAAAGCTCTGCGACCGCATCTGCCCGGCTGTGACGGAGGACGGCGTGGCAAGGGAGCTCAAAACTCTGGGCCTGATCTGA
- the ftsH gene encoding ATP-dependent zinc metalloprotease FtsH, which yields MIWSVLGTSDSSTGGSTMSYSTVVHYFENNQVTAFTLDRNTSIITLTLKEGKQELPETTGATAATQASGGLLSNMFSSSTSSVGATRNDDGTVTVRYKLPYAYVFIENVQQYIDSYDAANPTAPMEYDYTTLKESIPWMEILFYLGMLGCTGFLLFSMMRGGAGGGGIMNVGKAKVKDEHENKKTATFADVAGEDEEKEELKEVVEFLKSPDKFNTLGARIPHGVLLVGPPGTGKTLLARACAGEAGVPFYSISGSDFVEMYVGVGASRVRDLFDKAKKTMPCIIFIDEIDAVGRQRGAGLGGGHDEREQTLNQLLVEMDGFEANDGVIVMAATNRADILDKALLRPGRFDRQVYVGLPDVKGREEILKVHTKNKPLAPDVSLRVIAQRTAGFAGADLENLVNEAALLAARRSRKAITMEDIEEASMKVMAGPEKKSRVVTAEEKKLTAYHEAGHAVAGFYCKHHPRVHEITIIPRGQAGGYTMYLPEKDRSYVTKGEMFEDIVSSLGGRVAEQLILEDISTGASNDLQQATNIARQMITKYGFSERLGPVVYGTSQEETFLGRDFTQGKGYSESTAAEIDGEMRDIIDEAYETCRRTLTEHIDQLHALAQALMEREKLNEKEFNTVMAGGKLPPRDGDEPAQEPAAPAAPVETAEPAESAEPAEQAEQAVLGEEMPDPVQDAPQENE from the coding sequence ATGATCTGGTCGGTGCTGGGCACCAGCGACAGCAGTACCGGCGGCTCCACCATGAGCTACTCGACTGTGGTGCACTACTTTGAGAACAATCAGGTTACAGCCTTCACGCTGGACCGCAACACCAGCATCATCACCCTGACGCTGAAGGAGGGCAAGCAGGAGCTGCCCGAAACCACAGGTGCCACCGCTGCCACACAGGCCTCCGGCGGTCTGCTGAGCAATATGTTCTCCTCCTCCACCTCTTCCGTGGGGGCGACCAGAAACGATGACGGCACGGTGACGGTGCGCTACAAGCTGCCCTACGCCTATGTGTTCATCGAGAACGTCCAGCAGTATATCGATTCCTATGACGCAGCCAACCCCACCGCGCCCATGGAGTACGATTACACCACTCTGAAGGAGTCCATCCCCTGGATGGAGATCCTGTTCTACCTGGGAATGCTGGGCTGCACCGGCTTCCTGCTCTTCTCCATGATGCGCGGCGGCGCTGGCGGCGGCGGTATTATGAACGTGGGCAAGGCCAAGGTGAAGGACGAGCACGAGAACAAAAAGACCGCGACCTTTGCCGACGTTGCCGGTGAGGACGAGGAAAAGGAAGAGCTGAAGGAGGTCGTGGAGTTCCTCAAGAGCCCCGACAAGTTCAACACGCTGGGTGCCCGCATCCCCCACGGCGTTTTGCTGGTGGGCCCTCCGGGTACCGGTAAGACCCTGCTGGCCCGTGCCTGTGCCGGTGAGGCGGGGGTGCCCTTCTACTCCATTTCCGGCTCCGACTTCGTGGAAATGTACGTCGGTGTCGGCGCGTCCCGTGTGCGTGACCTGTTTGATAAGGCCAAAAAGACCATGCCCTGCATCATCTTCATCGATGAGATCGATGCCGTGGGCCGTCAGCGCGGCGCAGGTCTGGGCGGCGGCCACGACGAGCGGGAGCAGACCCTGAACCAGCTGCTGGTCGAGATGGACGGCTTTGAGGCCAACGATGGTGTCATCGTGATGGCAGCCACCAACCGTGCCGACATTCTGGATAAGGCACTGCTCCGTCCGGGCCGCTTTGACCGTCAGGTCTATGTGGGCCTGCCCGATGTCAAGGGCCGCGAGGAGATCCTCAAGGTCCACACCAAGAATAAGCCTCTGGCTCCCGATGTCTCCCTCAGAGTCATCGCACAGCGCACCGCAGGTTTTGCGGGTGCTGACCTGGAGAACCTGGTCAATGAGGCCGCTCTGCTGGCTGCCCGCCGCAGCCGCAAGGCTATCACCATGGAGGACATCGAGGAAGCTTCCATGAAGGTCATGGCAGGCCCTGAGAAGAAGAGCCGCGTTGTGACTGCCGAGGAAAAGAAGCTGACCGCCTACCATGAGGCGGGCCACGCCGTGGCAGGCTTCTATTGCAAGCACCACCCCCGCGTGCACGAGATCACCATCATTCCCCGCGGCCAGGCTGGCGGCTACACCATGTATCTGCCTGAAAAAGATCGCAGCTATGTGACCAAGGGTGAGATGTTCGAGGATATCGTTTCCAGCCTGGGCGGCCGTGTGGCCGAGCAGCTGATCCTGGAGGATATCTCCACCGGTGCCTCCAACGACCTGCAGCAGGCAACCAACATTGCCCGCCAGATGATCACCAAGTACGGTTTCTCCGAGCGCCTGGGCCCTGTGGTTTACGGCACCTCGCAGGAGGAGACCTTCCTGGGTCGTGATTTCACCCAGGGCAAGGGCTACAGCGAGAGCACCGCTGCCGAGATCGACGGCGAGATGCGGGATATCATCGATGAGGCTTACGAGACCTGCCGCCGCACCCTGACGGAGCACATCGACCAGCTCCATGCGCTGGCACAGGCTCTGATGGAACGCGAAAAGCTCAACGAGAAGGAGTTCAACACCGTGATGGCCGGCGGCAAGCTGCCCCCGCGTGACGGTGACGAGCCTGCACAGGAACCCGCCGCACCGGCGGCCCCTGTGGAGACCGCAGAACCTGCCGAGAGCGCAGAGCCCGCTGAACAGGCGGAGCAGGCCGTGCTGGGTGAGGAAATGCCCGACCCGGTGCAGGATGCCCCGCAGGAAAACGAATGA
- the hpt gene encoding hypoxanthine phosphoribosyltransferase — MSMNDDIKNILVSEEALKAKVAELGAQISRDYEGRNLVLVSILKGSVVFMADLMRAVTIPCNIDFMVVSSYGGSNTTTSGLVKIIKDLDGDLSGKDVLIVEDILDTGVTLSKLVPMLKMRNPNSVKICTILDKPSRRKADIQPDYEGFQVPDEFVVGYGLDYDEKYRNLPYVGVLKPEIYA; from the coding sequence ATGAGCATGAATGACGATATCAAGAACATCCTGGTCAGTGAGGAAGCACTGAAAGCCAAGGTTGCCGAACTGGGTGCACAGATCAGCAGAGATTACGAGGGCAGAAACCTTGTCCTCGTCTCCATCCTCAAGGGTTCGGTGGTTTTCATGGCCGACCTGATGCGGGCTGTGACCATCCCCTGCAACATTGATTTTATGGTCGTGTCCAGCTACGGCGGCAGCAATACCACCACCAGCGGTCTGGTCAAGATCATCAAGGATCTGGACGGCGACCTTTCCGGCAAGGACGTGCTGATCGTGGAGGACATTCTGGATACCGGTGTCACCCTTTCCAAGCTGGTGCCCATGCTCAAGATGCGCAACCCGAATTCCGTGAAGATCTGCACCATTCTGGACAAGCCCAGCCGCCGCAAGGCCGACATCCAGCCCGATTACGAGGGCTTCCAGGTGCCGGACGAGTTTGTGGTGGGCTATGGTCTGGACTACGATGAGAAATACCGCAACCTGCCCTATGTGGGTGTGCTGAAACCGGAAATCTACGCATAA
- the tilS gene encoding tRNA lysidine(34) synthetase TilS → MNDETSKLIAKVERFARQEQLFAPAEPGRALHLCAAVSGGADSMALLRVLLELREAFGYPLTACHVNHGLRGEAADRDEAFVRAECARLGVPLTVFRPADVGMTVPPHAGEDWARRLRYACFAQLLAGGIDCIATAHTATDQAETLLFRLARGTGLHGAGGIRPRRPGYCRPLLGLTRAETEALCAAFGQGWVTDETNESDAYARNRLRHGAVPALRSVNDAAEENLARFCEKAARADAYFSRRAEQLLSIARLDAAQTACKAPKAREAWRLKPLQGADPLILEAALHSLVAPVRDAEEKYIRLLAELVEQGSGAVQLTDTVRFCAGSGMLWQEKSRPEAAAVPAFSLSFAPADGAEFALPGGQTLKTRLFVSGFREKTQGVHKKDLKNRADYARITLLYSALTLRTRQPGDRFRPAGRGLSKPLRKWMNEAGIPAGIREGLPLLAAGSEILWVCGEGFAEGLAPDEETAQILQLELENGGTTHEHE, encoded by the coding sequence ATGAACGACGAAACATCAAAATTGATCGCAAAAGTAGAACGCTTTGCCCGGCAGGAGCAGCTGTTTGCGCCTGCGGAGCCGGGCCGGGCTCTGCACCTGTGCGCCGCCGTTTCGGGCGGGGCCGACAGCATGGCGCTGCTGCGGGTGCTGCTGGAACTGCGGGAAGCTTTTGGGTATCCCCTTACGGCCTGCCACGTCAACCACGGCCTGCGGGGTGAGGCTGCGGACCGGGACGAAGCCTTTGTCCGGGCCGAGTGTGCCCGGCTGGGGGTGCCGCTGACAGTCTTCCGCCCGGCAGATGTGGGAATGACTGTGCCGCCCCATGCCGGGGAGGACTGGGCCCGCAGACTCCGCTATGCCTGCTTTGCCCAACTGCTGGCAGGCGGGATAGACTGCATTGCAACGGCCCATACTGCTACTGACCAGGCCGAGACCCTGTTGTTCCGGCTGGCCCGGGGCACCGGGCTGCACGGGGCAGGGGGCATCCGGCCCAGGCGGCCCGGCTACTGCCGCCCGCTGTTGGGACTGACCCGGGCCGAGACCGAAGCGCTCTGCGCCGCCTTTGGGCAGGGCTGGGTGACGGACGAGACGAACGAGTCCGATGCCTACGCCCGCAACCGTCTGCGCCATGGGGCCGTTCCGGCCTTGCGCAGCGTCAACGATGCGGCAGAGGAAAATCTGGCCCGCTTCTGTGAAAAGGCGGCCCGCGCGGACGCATACTTTTCCCGGCGGGCAGAACAGCTGCTTTCCATCGCGCGTCTGGATGCAGCCCAGACTGCCTGTAAGGCCCCGAAAGCCAGGGAGGCATGGCGGCTGAAGCCGCTGCAGGGCGCTGACCCGCTCATTCTGGAAGCGGCGCTCCATAGCCTTGTTGCTCCGGTGCGGGATGCCGAGGAAAAATACATCCGCCTGCTGGCAGAGCTGGTGGAGCAGGGGAGCGGGGCGGTGCAATTGACCGATACGGTCCGCTTCTGCGCAGGCAGCGGGATGCTCTGGCAGGAAAAGAGCCGGCCGGAAGCGGCTGCGGTCCCTGCGTTTTCGCTGTCGTTTGCCCCTGCCGATGGGGCGGAATTTGCTCTGCCTGGGGGCCAAACCCTGAAAACACGGCTTTTTGTAAGCGGTTTTCGAGAAAAAACACAGGGTGTTCATAAAAAAGACTTAAAAAATCGGGCGGATTATGCTAGAATAACCTTGTTATATTCTGCCCTTACGCTGCGCACCCGTCAACCGGGAGATCGGTTCCGGCCTGCGGGGCGGGGGCTGAGCAAGCCCCTGCGCAAATGGATGAATGAGGCAGGCATTCCTGCCGGAATACGAGAGGGCCTGCCGCTGCTGGCGGCGGGCAGTGAGATCCTGTGGGTCTGTGGGGAGGGCTTTGCCGAGGGGCTGGCCCCGGACGAGGAGACTGCACAGATCTTGCAGTTGGAATTGGAAAATGGAGGAACAACCCATGAGCATGAATGA
- the dnaB gene encoding replicative DNA helicase, whose translation MPNEQRHYSNELNLESVGINLPYNMQAEQSVLGAVLLKPETLTDLVEIIRPEMFYTRQNAQIYSEMLRLFTADQTIDFVTLLDAVISDGVFPSADEAKVYLTGLAETVPSISNVKAYAQIVQEKYLVRQLMGVAKDILQDAGDEPDADLLLENAEQRIYEIRSGRDSSALTPLSSSMVETLTNLQKISGPDADKYKGIPTGFRLLDTVLTGLGRGDLIILAARPGMGKTSFALNIATRVAMQQKVPVAIFSLEMTKEQLTNRILSAEAGIDSQAFRTGALRSEDWEYLALATEKLHDAPIYMDDTSGITITEMKAKIRRVNQDPTRPNVGLIVIDYLQLMTTGQRSENRVQEISSITRNLKIMAKEMNVPIIALSQLSRAVEKQGNNSSHRPQLSDLRDSGSIEQDADCVLFLYRDSYYASQNPDGAEVDADTAECIVAKNRHGETSTVPLGWDGAHTRFMDVDFKR comes from the coding sequence ATGCCCAACGAACAACGACATTATTCCAATGAACTGAATCTGGAGAGTGTGGGCATCAATCTGCCCTACAATATGCAGGCCGAGCAGAGCGTGCTGGGCGCGGTGCTGCTCAAGCCTGAGACCCTGACCGATCTGGTGGAAATCATCCGGCCGGAGATGTTCTACACCCGGCAGAATGCCCAGATCTACTCCGAGATGCTGCGCCTGTTTACGGCGGACCAGACCATCGACTTTGTCACCCTGCTGGATGCCGTCATCTCCGATGGCGTGTTCCCCAGTGCGGACGAGGCAAAAGTCTATCTGACCGGTCTGGCCGAGACAGTGCCCAGTATCTCCAATGTGAAGGCCTATGCCCAGATCGTGCAGGAAAAGTATCTGGTGCGCCAGCTGATGGGCGTTGCCAAGGACATTCTGCAGGACGCGGGCGATGAGCCGGACGCTGACCTGCTGCTGGAAAACGCCGAGCAGCGCATCTACGAGATCCGCTCCGGGCGGGATTCCAGCGCGTTGACCCCGCTTTCCTCCAGCATGGTGGAGACGCTGACCAACCTGCAGAAGATCAGCGGCCCGGATGCCGACAAGTACAAGGGCATCCCCACCGGCTTCCGTCTGCTGGATACCGTCCTGACCGGCCTTGGCCGCGGCGACCTCATCATTCTGGCCGCCCGCCCCGGTATGGGCAAGACCAGCTTTGCGCTGAACATTGCCACCCGAGTTGCCATGCAGCAAAAGGTGCCGGTGGCCATTTTCAGCCTGGAAATGACCAAAGAGCAGCTGACCAACCGCATCCTTTCGGCGGAAGCTGGCATCGACAGTCAGGCTTTCCGCACCGGTGCCCTTCGCAGTGAGGACTGGGAGTATCTGGCACTGGCAACGGAAAAGCTCCACGATGCCCCCATCTATATGGACGACACCTCAGGCATCACCATCACCGAGATGAAAGCGAAGATCCGCCGGGTCAATCAGGATCCCACCCGCCCCAATGTGGGCCTGATCGTCATCGACTACCTGCAGCTGATGACCACCGGCCAGCGCAGCGAGAACCGTGTGCAGGAGATCAGCTCCATCACCCGAAACCTGAAGATCATGGCTAAGGAAATGAATGTGCCCATCATCGCGCTTTCTCAGCTGTCCCGTGCGGTGGAGAAGCAGGGCAACAACTCTTCTCACCGGCCCCAGCTGTCGGACCTGCGTGACTCCGGTTCTATCGAGCAGGATGCCGACTGCGTCCTTTTCCTTTACCGTGATTCCTACTACGCCAGCCAGAACCCCGATGGGGCAGAGGTGGATGCCGATACCGCGGAGTGCATCGTGGCAAAGAACCGCCACGGCGAGACCAGCACGGTGCCGCTGGGCTGGGATGGCGCACACACCCGCTTTATGGATGTGGACTTCAAACGCTGA
- the rplI gene encoding 50S ribosomal protein L9, protein MKVILKQDVKGIGKKDEIHEVSDGYARNFLFPRKLAAVADASAVNIARGKEAAADFHEAETVAAAQAVAAKIEGKTVTIKAKGGASGRLHGKVTGKEVAEALAQLAGSPIDKKKIELETKDIKDAGVFNAKVRLYVGVVASFKIMVEVEQA, encoded by the coding sequence ATGAAAGTGATTCTGAAGCAGGACGTAAAGGGCATTGGCAAGAAGGATGAGATCCATGAGGTCTCCGACGGCTACGCCCGCAACTTTCTGTTCCCGCGCAAGCTGGCCGCTGTGGCCGATGCTTCTGCGGTGAATATCGCACGCGGCAAGGAGGCCGCTGCGGATTTCCACGAGGCTGAAACTGTGGCCGCCGCACAGGCTGTGGCTGCAAAGATCGAGGGCAAGACCGTGACCATCAAGGCCAAGGGCGGCGCATCCGGCCGCCTGCACGGCAAGGTCACCGGCAAGGAAGTTGCCGAGGCTCTGGCCCAGCTGGCCGGTTCTCCCATTGATAAAAAGAAGATCGAGCTGGAGACCAAGGACATCAAGGATGCCGGTGTGTTCAACGCAAAGGTGCGCCTGTATGTCGGTGTCGTGGCTTCCTTCAAGATCATGGTGGAAGTAGAACAGGCCTGA
- the glf gene encoding UDP-galactopyranose mutase: MNHYDYLIVGAGLYGAVFAQEAKKAGKTCLVIDKRGHVAGNIYTEKVEGIQVHRYGAHIFHTSSKAVWQYVNRFAEFNRYTNSPVANYHGEIYNLPFNMNTFNKMWGVVTPAEAKAKIEEQKREAGITDPKNLEEQAISLVGTDIYEKLIKGYTGKQWGRPCTELPAFIIKRLPVRFTYDNNYFNALYQGIPDGGYTAMVEKMLEGIEVRLNVDYLADRENLNALADKVVYTGPVDAYFGYRLGALQYRSVRFETEVLDTDNYQGNAVVNYTDAETPYTRIIEHKHFAFGTQPKTVISREYSTEWHQGDEPYYPVNDEKNGALYAKYKALADAETKVIFGGRLGEYKYYDMDKVIEAALDAAARELG, from the coding sequence ATGAACCATTACGATTATCTCATCGTAGGCGCAGGCCTTTACGGTGCGGTGTTCGCCCAGGAAGCAAAAAAGGCGGGCAAAACATGCCTTGTGATTGATAAGCGCGGCCACGTTGCCGGAAATATCTACACCGAGAAAGTGGAGGGCATACAGGTCCACCGCTATGGGGCCCACATCTTCCACACCAGCAGCAAGGCAGTGTGGCAGTATGTGAACCGGTTCGCAGAGTTCAACCGCTACACCAACAGTCCCGTTGCCAACTATCACGGCGAGATCTACAATCTGCCCTTCAATATGAACACCTTCAATAAGATGTGGGGTGTGGTGACCCCCGCCGAGGCCAAGGCAAAGATCGAGGAGCAGAAGCGGGAAGCGGGCATCACCGACCCGAAAAATCTTGAGGAGCAGGCCATCAGTCTGGTGGGCACGGACATCTACGAAAAGCTCATCAAAGGCTACACCGGCAAGCAGTGGGGCCGCCCCTGCACCGAACTGCCGGCTTTCATCATCAAACGCCTGCCGGTCCGCTTTACCTACGACAACAACTATTTCAACGCGCTGTATCAGGGCATCCCCGATGGCGGCTATACCGCCATGGTGGAAAAGATGCTGGAGGGCATCGAGGTGCGGCTGAATGTGGATTATCTGGCCGACCGGGAGAACCTGAACGCACTGGCCGATAAGGTCGTTTATACCGGCCCGGTGGATGCCTACTTCGGCTACCGTCTGGGCGCGCTGCAGTACCGCAGCGTCCGCTTTGAGACTGAGGTGCTGGATACCGACAACTATCAGGGCAACGCGGTGGTGAACTATACCGATGCGGAAACGCCCTATACCCGGATCATCGAGCACAAGCATTTTGCGTTCGGCACCCAGCCCAAAACGGTGATCAGCCGGGAGTACAGCACCGAGTGGCATCAGGGTGACGAGCCCTATTACCCTGTCAACGATGAAAAGAATGGCGCGCTTTACGCAAAATACAAAGCGCTGGCCGATGCTGAGACAAAGGTCATTTTTGGCGGCCGGTTGGGCGAGTACAAGTATTATGATATGGATAAGGTGATCGAAGCAGCATTGGATGCGGCGGCACGGGAGCTGGGGTAA